One genomic segment of Helianthus annuus cultivar XRQ/B chromosome 14, HanXRQr2.0-SUNRISE, whole genome shotgun sequence includes these proteins:
- the LOC110906043 gene encoding WRKY transcription factor 22: MDDAWDLHAVVRSCTAMNAAAVNAITAEDYDDVCYSPESLASGCESNPFAFSTPGNVSGGLEDVYKAGCGLPLPTSGETTSTIATCIDGEGFCHEQLTDSHDSFSMSSQSTRPRKRKNQEKRVFQLTQEQLSNDLWAWRKYGQKPIKGSPFPRNYYRCSTTKACGAKKQVERSLMDSTIFIVSYSGEHIHPRPTHRSSLAGTTRSNKFNTNNIINPPLSSNTIVPLIDHPPCSSSSPASTSSFSPTTSLKEDQYEINDEECGEGVHIPDVFMNKDVFTKIQNLNGRF; the protein is encoded by the exons ATGGATGATGCATGGGATTTGCATGCGGTGGTGAGGAGCTGCACAGCCATGAATGCTGCCGCGGTGAACGCCATCACTGCGGAGGATTATGATGATGTTTGTTATAGCCCGGAAAGTTTAGCCTCTGGATGCGAAAGTAACCCGTTTGCGTTTTCGACTCCAGGTAACGTTTCTGGTGGATTAGAGGATGTTTACAAAGCAGGATGTGGTCTGCCACTGCCCACAAGCGGAGAAACCACCTCCACCATTGCCACTTGTATCGATGGTGAAGGATTCTGTCACGAACAGTTAACAGATTCTCATGATTCCTTTTCCATGAGTTCTCAATCCACACGTCCTAGAAAAAG GAAAAACCAGGAGAAGAGGGTGTTTCAATTGACACAAGAGCAGCTAAGTAATGATTTGTGGGCATGGAGGAAATATGGGCAAAAACCTATAAAAGGCTCCCCTTTTCCAAg AAATTATTACAGGTGTAGCACAACAAAGGCTTGTGGGGCAAAAAAACAAGTGGAACGAAGTCTCATGGATTCAACCATCTTTATTGTTTCTTACTCCGGCGAACACATTCACCCTCGACCTACTCATCGGAGTTCCCTTGCTGGCACTACCAGGAGTAATAAATTCAATACCAATAATATTATCAATCCACCTCTCTCTAGCAACACAATTGTCCCCCTAATTGACCACCCTCCATGTTCCTCCTCTTCTCCAGCGTCTACTTCGAGCTTTTCTCCGACGACCTCGTTAAAGGAAGATCAATATGAAATAAACGACGAAGAATGCGGTGAAGGTGTCCATATTCCGGATGTTTTCATGAATAAAGACGTTTTTACGAAGATCCAAAACCTGAATGGTAGATTTTAA